Within the Malus sylvestris chromosome 4, drMalSylv7.2, whole genome shotgun sequence genome, the region CTTCAAAATATTCACTCCTCCTAGTTGTAATAGGCAAGTAAAAATCCCACACCATTTAGGACATTGTGAACCACAAAGTAAAGATTAATTAAAATTACATCTAATTTATAATATACTAATTGGATATATGGATTTTGTTTATTTGAGAAATGGATCAACGCTTTGCATTCGGGttcatcaaaaattcaaaatggaCCCATGTGAGActcaaaatgaaaattttcattatcttgCACGAGCAGATGACATGAGACGAATAATTATACCcaagaattttatttatttatttattatgtgTAAGTATTTAacataaaatcagaaaattgTATGGTGCATTCTACATCTTAGATGATCAACAGCACGTATATTAATCACTTGGAAGTCAAGTTACTATTTTTTTCCCCATCTCTCGTACTTGCTTTTGCTCAGTTACTAATTTACGTTGCAGTGAGTCAAAATTAAACTGACTCCAAAACACCCactccttgaaggaaaaggacaGAAAAAATTTTGACTCCTCGTAGTTGCAATAGGACATGAAAAATCCGACACCATTTAGGAAATTACAGCCACCCCTTACATTACTTAATAGATGGTTCAGTTTTGTACACAATAATTTGGCAAGAATTTACCAATGGATCAAACACTGTACGAGGCTTCTCAAGCAGGAAACATGCTACTGCTCTTGCGCCGAAACACCAATGGCGGTGGCGGCCAGCGTGACGTTTGCTTCCTTAACAAGACCTGTTTCGCCGAATTAAGAAACCAGGGCGGCTTCACTCCGATGCACATAGCGTCTGCGAACGGATACTTGGACATTGTGAAGGAGAATCTTTGCCGCTTCGGAGCGACAGTCTGCCATCTCAGAGGAGGAAAACGTGACTTGACTCCTCTCCATTGCGCTGCCATCTGCGGCCGCGTTGAAATACTGAAAGAAATCATCTCCGCTTGTCCTGAGAGCCTTGAAGACGTAACCTTAAGCGGAGAGACCGCCTTTCACCTTGCTGCTAAAAACAACCGAGTCGAAGCGATTCATGTTTTGGTGGAACTGACGGTCGACTCACCAATGATCACGGTagacatgaagaggaagatcctTAACATGAAGAACGTAACGGGGAATTCAGCTCTTCACGTTGCCATCACTGAACGGCGGCACGAGGTGGTGAGATGCTTGGTTGGGAGTGGAGTTACGGAATTAAATGATGTGAACGAGTGTGGTCTCACGGCTCTTGATCTGGTGCTGCGTCTCCCCAAGATTAGTAAATCATCGTACGCCGAGGATAAGAAAGCGGAGGGTGTTCTTCGCAGCGGCGGAGCTTTGAGAGGGCGAGACTTGGCGGCAGTTAACTGGCTTTACATGCCATCAAAGGCAGAGGCCCGCCGTTCCGGGCTGCGAAAAAGAGTGACACGGCTGGGTTAACTCTCGATCGTTTATTGATTAAGAATGCTAATGAGCTCGACTTGCTAATTGAACTAGTTTAAGGATATTATGATTTGTCTAATACACTACTGCTTTTTAATTAACTTATCCTTTTCATGATTAATGTAATGGGTAATGCTAggggaaaaaaatttaaactaaatttggtaaaccaaatgatgtgattattgatgattaaattgttattaagtgttgattaacgtgtttattctCTATTTGTGACATATTATTTGGTTCGCAAATTTGGTTTAGAAATCTGATCTTCCTATCATTATCCTAATGTAATTATTTAGAATATCCACATGGCAGCTGCACCCACTCAAATAAGTGACTAGATTTCTATGTGACGTTAGTCGTGGGGAGACAAGTATTATCCTAAGAAGATTTATAAATCTAGTCAAATAATTGACTAGATTTTGATGATCAAACGATCtctgattcaatttttttatttatatagaaATGATTTTCAAATGAAGGTTTCTAAAGGGTAGTGTTATCCACACAACTTTTTTTTACCTCTCATACACCACATATtgatttatgtcatttgatttttttcaattcattcgatctgacgACCGTAAATTGAAATGAATGAATGGATCATCCGTTATAAATTGAACAATTCAGATTATGAAGTTTATATGGTGAAGATAAATTAATCAAAATGATAGAATATGTGGATTCCTCCAAGCCGGGAACACAAGTACTATCCTAAGAAGAAAATGATATAAAATTAGagtttatatgtatat harbors:
- the LOC126618322 gene encoding ankyrin repeat-containing protein BDA1-like, whose translation is MDQTLYEASQAGNMLLLLRRNTNGGGGQRDVCFLNKTCFAELRNQGGFTPMHIASANGYLDIVKENLCRFGATVCHLRGGKRDLTPLHCAAICGRVEILKEIISACPESLEDVTLSGETAFHLAAKNNRVEAIHVLVELTVDSPMITVDMKRKILNMKNVTGNSALHVAITERRHEVVRCLVGSGVTELNDVNECGLTALDLVLRLPKISKSSYAEDKKAEGVLRSGGALRGRDLAAVNWLYMPSKAEARRSGLRKRVTRLG